TGATAGCGATTCGCTTGTCGGTGATCGCCGTGAAAACGCCGGTCAGTGAGGATTTATCCTCGGGGCCACCGCCTTCGATATCGAGTGAACTACCACGAAACATGTAGTGAACGGCCTCCCCCGTTTCCAACACGTTTCCCAGCTTCGTGATTCGTGATTCCGTCACCCACGATCCTTGTGGCTCGGCGTCCATGTGGACTTCAAGGCTGTGTTCGATCTCTTTTAGTCCGCTGCCATCGGCTGCTGTGTTCGCGATAAGAAACCGTTCTATCGATCGCAGCTCGTTTTCCTCACGGATCGCGATCGGAGCTTTGAGGAGGAACTGATCGGTCGTCACTTCGATCGTTCTGTCCTCTCGTTCGACCCCATTTATCGCAGAAAGTGAGACGGTCAGTGTCTGATCCCCGTTCTTGTTTCCAGCGACGACCAGCCAGCGCTGATCGGTGATGAGATGCTTTACGGTACCGGCTGCGTTGTGTTCCGGTACTCTCGGTGCGTAGGCTCCTTCGAGTGAGACAGTGGTCATGTCCGTATCAAGGATGAAGTGCGGTTGTTCATCCTCTCGGAGATAGTCGATGAGCGGCTTCGTGTAGAAATCCCGTGTGAGGAGTCCGGTTTTTAGCTTGGTCAGTCGGGGTTCAGTCACGGAGCTGTGGGTGGCGACGTCGATGAGAGCCGTGATTCCGTCCGGATCGGCTCCGGCAGTGGTTTTTTCCGGCTGATCGACTGGTTTTAGTCCGGTCCCATCAACGCCGGTGTTCACGACCAACCATCGATGTAGCCCCTCGAGATCCTCTTCATCGATCTTGATCGGTGCTTCAAAGCGAAACCGATCGGTCGTGAACGAGACTATATTCGTCCACGGCTCTGTTTTCACAGCGAGACCAGTGATATCCTGGAGTGGTATACTGAGCGTCTCATCGCCGTTTTCGTTTCCGGCGACGACCAGCCAGCGCTGATCGGTGATGAGATGCATCGTTGTGTTCGTCCCCGCTTGTTTTGGGGGCGTCGGAGCTGACGATCCTACGAGATCGATTTTCCCATCGGACAGTCCTGGCGAAAAGAGGAAGTGCGGTTGTTCGTTCTCACCGAGGTAATCGATGAGGGGTTTGGTGTACAACTTCCCTGTGAGTAGCCCGAACTCGAGTTCGGTCAGTCGTTGTTCGGTCACTGAGTCGTGGAGAGCGTTGTCGATGAGTTCGCCAACGTCCAGTGATGCTGTCGTCTCAGGCTCCTCATCGGCTACGAGCTGCTGTAACCCCGTCCCTGTGGCTGCCGTGTTCGCGACGAGCCATTCTTGTAGGGTTTGAACTATGTCACTTTCGTGCGTTTTTGCGATCGGAGCATCCAGCCGAAACTGTTCAGTCGTGAATGAAACGTCGTGTGACAGCAAGTCAGTCTCGACGGAAATCCCTGTGATATCCTGGAGTGGCACACTAAGCGTTTCATCGCCGTTCTTATTTCCGGCGACGACCAGCCAGCGCTGATCGGTGATGAGATGCTTTACGGTACCGGCTGCTGTCATTTCCGGTTTCGCTGGGATATCTGGGCCGGAAAGCGAGATATTTCCGGCTCTATCAAGGATGAAATGGGGCTGTTCGTCGTCAGTAAGGTACTCGATGAGTGGCTGGGTGTACAGATACCCCATAAGAACGCCGAACTTACGCTCGGTCAACCGGTGTTCAGTCACGGACTCGTGTACTGCCGCTTCACTGCATTTCGTGCTGTCTTTCCTACCGGCCATTATATAGAAAAACGATCACGTCATCATTTAACACTGTGGATGGTATCGTATCAACAATGTATCTACTTCGTAGATACTTCACTACTAGTGGTCATCAGAAACACGTCCTGACGGAGATTTGAACTCCGGTCCCTGGCTCCGCAAGCCAAGAGGATAGTCCACTACCCTATCAGGACTCATCCCTCTCTTTCGTGTATTCCCCTAAAGCCGTTGCGATTCGAACTCGTCATCCATCGTTTCGGGTCCGAACATTGAAACGGGAAACGGGAGCCACACAGCGTATGTGGACGGAATCGTCTAACCGACAGTGCTTAGCGGCCGTGTTACCATATTCAGCGTAATGAGCCAGATCGAGGATCTCTACGAGGAACTAGATCCCGACGTCAGTCAGGAGGCGTTTCGGGACGCTGTCGAGGCAAAGACCGAAGAGATGGCCGGTCTCGTCGACACGGAAACCGCCGCACAGATCGTCGTCCATGAGGTTTCCGACAGCCAGCCGAACTCGATCGCGGCGATCGATCCGGGTCCGACGGAGGTAGCGTTCGTCGGTAAGGTGACGTCCGTCGGCGAGCTCCGAACGTTCGAACGCGACGGCACCGATGGCAGCGACGACGATCAGGACGACGGCCACGTGTTGAACATCGAGGTTGCTGACGAAACCGGCCGGATTCGCGTTTCGTTGTGGGATGATCGCGCGATCGCGGCCGCCGAGGAACTAGCCTGTGAGCAGGTGCTTCGAATCAAAGGTCGGCCGACAGATGGCTACTCCGGGATCGAGGTGAGCGCGAGTCGCATCGAACCCGCACCCGACACCGAGATCGACGTGTCTGTCGATCCTGAGACCACCATCGAGGGTCTTTCGATGGACCAGTACGACGTGACGCTTACGGCGCGAGTGCTCGCCACGGAACCAGTGCGTACGTTCACCCGAGACGATGGAAGCGACGGTCGCGTTTCGAACCTCCTGATCGGTGATGAGTCGGGACACGTTCGCGTCGCATTGTGGGACGAACAGGCCGACAGCGTTGACGATCTCTCGTCTGGAACATCGATCGAGATCATCGATGGCTCCGTGAGCGAGCGCGATGGACAGCTCGAACTCCACGTCGGAAACGGTGGCACCGTCGAACCGATCGACGAGGAAGTCGAGTTCGTTCTCGATGCGGCGTCGATCGAGTCGCTTGAGGTCGGACAAACGGCCGACATCGCCGGCGTCATCCGGTCGACCGATTCAAAGCGAACGTTTGAGCGCGATGATGGAAGCGAGGGACAGGTCCGAAACGTCCGCGTTCAGGATCAGACGGCCGACATCCGCGTCGCGCTCTGGGGTGAGAAGGCCGATATCGATATCGCACCGGGGGATGAGGCGTTGTTTGCGGGCGTCGAGATCGAAGACGGGTGGAAGGATTCCATAGAAGCCTCGGCCGGATGGCGATCGACGGTCACGGTGTTGGACGACGACGCGTCAAGTGGGGATGCTGCGAACACGACGGACACGACAGGAGCTACTTCGTCGGGGGCGGACGACCGAGCGGAGACGGGAAGTGGTTCCCTCGTCGCGTTCACTGACGGGGAGACCGCTGCCAGTACTACTGAGCACCAGACGAGCACCGAACGGCAGGAGTTCACTGGGACTGTCGTTCAAACTGGTGACCCGGTGATTCTCGATGACGGACAGACGACCATTTCGGTCGCAACCGATGTGGATGTGCATCTTGGAGAGGAGATCACTGTTCACGGCCGGATCAGAGACGGCACGCTCGACGCTGACGATGTCCTATGACGACCTCCACGCCAGCGATACCACGCTGGTTCCGGGATCTCTTCCGCTGTCAGCTAACGCGGAACGTTTAAGCCTGCGACAGCCGGGTATGTGGCTATGAGCGTCGAGCTACCGTTTGCCCCGGTAGACGCTGTTATCCGTCGGAACGCTGGAAATCTCCGGGTGAGCGCCGACGCAGCCGAGGTTCTGGCCCGTCGTATTCAAACACACGGTGCAGCGTTGGCGGTTGATGCTGCCGAACGAGCGACCGAAAACGGTCGAAAGACGTTAATGACGGAGGATTTCGGCGTCGAATCGGCTGATCGAAGCACCGTCGACCTTCCGATCGCTCCCGTCGATCGTATCGCCCGCCTCGATATCGACGATCGGTACCGCGTTTCGATGGACGCCCGCGTCGCGTTGGCAGCACGCCTCGAATCGTATGCGACTGCGATCGCCGCGGCGGCGGCGGCGTTCGCCCGTCACGCCGGTCGTCGGACGATCAAATCCGAGGACGTCGAACTGTATTTCGACGTCGAACAGCACTTCTAGTAATGCTTCCCACGACTACAGTCGTGGGCGTTCCCTCGGCGGGTTTCCGCCCACGACTCGCTCACCCGCAGGCACAGCATACGACACACCACTGCGATCGAATCGCGGTGAGTCGTACCGACGGCTCTACATCCACCGCATCGAACGCGTTCCCTTCCCGCAGTGGACAGCTTGACGTGGCCTCTCCGGCCATGACCCGGCTGTCTGAGCGGCGCACCACGAGCAGACGAATCGGGTCGAGCTACGTATGAAGTTCGGCCACCGTGAACAATGCCTCTTACACGATACCGGAGCGCGTCATCCCGAATCACCGGATCGGATCCGCGCGATCCGTCGCGTCTTATCGCACGAGCACGGCGTTGAGTACGTCACTCCCGAGTCGGTGTCTCCGGAGATCGTGACCACGGTCCACGATCCCGGCTACGTCGAACAAGTACGGGAGTTCTGTGCCGACGGTGGTGGACAGTGGGATGCTGATACGGTCGCCGTTTCGGAGACGTGGGACGCCGCGCTTGCGAGTGCGGGTATTGCCGTGTGGGCCACCGAGACGGCACTTGATGGGGCGTCGGGGCGCGAAACACCGTTTTCGATCGGTCGTCCCCCGGGACACCACGCCATCGCCGACGATGCGATGGGATTTTGCTTTTTCAACAACGCCGCGATCGCAACCGAGACAGCATTAGAGCGCATCGACCGGGTAGCGATCATCGATTGGGACGTTCACCACGGCAACGGCACCAACGACATCTTTTATGATCGCGACGACGTGTTTTATGCCTCGTTACACGAACAGGGGTTGTATCCCGGTACTGGAACAGTCGAAGAAACCGGTGTCGATGCGGGTGCAGGCCGAACGCTCAATCTTCCGCTTCCACCGGGAAGCGACGACGCTGTCTACCTGTATGCCTTCGAAGAAGCCATTATACCGGCCTTAGAGCGGTTCGATCCGGACCTCCTTATCGTGAGTGCGGGCTTCGACGCTCACGAACGCGATCCGATCTCTCGCATGCGGGTCTCGACGGAGGGATACGGGGTGCTCACCGCCCGGTGTCGCGCGCTCTCGGACCGTCTCGATGCCGCTCTCGCGTTCGTGCTCGAAGGTGGCTACGGACTTGAATCGCTTTCGGACGGTGTCCGCATGATCAACGACGTGTGTGACGGGCGCGAGCCAGTCGAACCGGATGAACCTGTCAGCGAAAGCGGCCGAACGGTCGTCGACACGGCGCGCGAACAGCTGTTCGATGCCGCCGACTGGGCTGATTGAAAGCGCCTTCGAAACGCCCGTGGGTCGCTCTACCGTTCAATTGCCGGTCTGATTTCTGAAGCGAGTGTACACGTATTTTCTGACCGAATTGGGTGCGAACCGGATCCCAACACGGGTGAGGACGTTGAACGTGAACTCGGATGCACCGATGAATCCTCGTCGGTACCAGCCACATTGCTGTTCGAACTCCCGTCGAGCGTACTCGTAGCCTTTCCGACGGTCGTACAGTTCGTCTCCGGCTCGCATCTTTAACAGGACTTCAGGCACGTTCCAGAACCGGGCACCGTTCATGAGCATCCGGACCCACAGATCGTAATCTTCCATCCGAGACACAGCCCGATAGTTCCCTACTTCCATCACTGATTCCCGACGGAACAGCACCGTAGCGTGGTTCATCGGACTCCGGAACTTGGCTCGCTTTTCTATCTCGTCGTGACGACATGGTACCGTCCGTTTTGCGTGTGTTTCGTCGGGATCGGTGTCGAATTCGGCGAGATATCCTCCAACAACGTCGATATCTGGGTTGTTGTGGAGAAACTTCATTTGACTCTCGAATCGATCCGGGACGCTGACGTCGTCGGCATCCATCCTGGCGACGTACTCGTGGGAACACTCCTGCATCCCTTCCCGCAAGGCATTACCCAGTCCTTGGTTGGTTTCGATCTCGTGGACCCTGAACGTCTTTTCGTAGTCGTCTTTCCACGTTCGAATAACGGTTTCGAGCGGCTCGGGCACAGGCCCGTCCCGAACGACCAGGATCTCGTCCGGAACGAGCGTCTGCTCTGCGATGCTCGTAATCGCTGTATCGAAATGGTCGGGATCGTCGCCAGCGTACACCGGCAAGAGAACGGAAAAGGGCGAAATATCTACGTTTGATGATCGGCTCATCGGCACTCTTCGAGAACTATCACGGACCGCTAAATATGAAACTTGTGCTATCATATCTCCACATACTAATATATTAATATCAAGAATGGTGTGGAGAATTCATATCGCTGGATATCGTAGTAGCAACACGGACCGTCGGGCTATCGATCGCTATTGAGACGTTGAGTGTTCCCGATCCGAGGCTGATGGCTTGTGCTCGGTACCGACACCGTATTGTCTACTGACAGATAGTCCGCGGATGAACACTCCGATTCGTTACTTTCGCGGTGTGTTACGTTGCTCTTCTAGAGAGGCAGTTCTACCACTCGGTCGCCTTCGAACTATGCTTGTTCGCCGTAGGTTTCTTCGAGATACGCGATGATATCGCTCGACTCCGGCAGTCCTTCGACGCCGTGCTCGTGGTCGACGAGCACGGGCACACCGGTTTGCCCGCTCACTTCCTTGACTTCGTCGCGTTCTGCATGGGATCGAGGTACCATGTGTGATTCGTAATCGAGTCCAAGCTCCTCTAATTTCTGTGTGACTGTCGCACAGAACGGACACCCCTCCAGTTCGTAGAGCTCGATCGATGACATCGGTGTGGTTACGTTCGGGGCCGGTAATAAAACACCGCCGATACACCTCAGAAACAATCAATATATTTATATAAGGTGTGTGAGGAGTCCGCTCGTACGAACGTAGAAATAGAGGACGAAAACCATGAGCAGCGCCATCTGCCCCGGTCTGACGTCAGCCCACTCGCCGCCAGCGGCCTTTACGACCGGGTAGGCGATGATCCCTGCCGCGATGCCATAGGCGATCGAGAACGTAAAGGGCATTACGAGTAGCGTTAGTGCCGCCGGCACGGCGTGGGTAAAATCGTCCCACTGGATGTCCACGATGCCTCGGAGCATGAGAACCGCAACGACGACGAGCGCGATGTGAGAGGCGTGCATCGGGATCGCCGAGGCCAACGGAACGATCGCCAGCGATGCGAGAAACAGTCCAGCGACGACGACTGCAGTCAGACCAGTCCGTCCGCCTTCCTCGACGCCGGTCGCCGATTCGATGTACGTCGTTACCGTCGACGTGCCGAGGATACCACCTACAGTCGTGCCGATCGCGTCGGCCAACAGTGGCTTGTCGATCTCGGGGACGTTGCCGTCCTCATCGAGGAAGCCAGCGGCTTGAGAGACGCCCGTTAACGTCCCTGCCGTGTCGAAGAAGTCCACGAAGAAGAACGTGAACACGATCAGCGCGAACGCGAGCGAATCGATGTCGGCCAATCCTTCGAGAAACGCACCGATCAGGGGGGTGATGTCGTAGCCACCGCTGGTGTAGCTGAACGCCGACAGGGGATCGGACGACAGTGTCGACACCGAGATGGGATCGAGCACCGCGTCGCTGCTCAGCGTCGTTCCTTGTGGCGCGTTTTTCGCGGGGACAGCGTTGTATCCGAGTGCAGCCGCGAGGTAGCTCATCACCGTCGTCCCAAGTACACCGAGAACGATCGAGCCTCGAATCCCGCGTGCGTGCAACGCGAACGTCACGAACAGCCCGACGACGGAAATGATCGCCACTGGATCGGTCGCAAACACCGGGTTGAGCGACACGAACGTGCTCGCATCACCAGCGGTAACCCGCATCGCTTGTAACCCGATGATAGCGAGGTACAGTCCGATTCCTGCACCGACCGCGAGTTTCACCGGTTTCGGAAACAGCTCGATCACGTATTTGCGCGCGCCGATCAGGGTCAACACTCCGAAGATCACGCCTTCTACGACGATCGCTGCGAGCGCCGTCCGCCACGGGACACCGAGCGTCCCGACGACTGTGAACGCGAAAAACGCGTTCAACCCGAGTCCCGGTGCCAACGCGAACGGACGGTTGGCGTACACCCCCATCACGAACGTCGCAACCGCTGCCGACAGGATCGTCACTACTGTGAGCATCTGTACGATCTGCGCGTCGCTCCGGGTACCGACATCTATCACCTGTCCCATGATCTGCGGGTTCACCACGACGATGTACGACATCGTCAAAAACGTCGTCAGCCCGGCGACGATCTCGGTCCGGAGGTCGGTGTCGTGCTCCTCGAGTCCGAAGAGCGATGAGATCCCATCGATCGGTGCCATCTTACACGAATGAGCATAATCGAAACAGCGTAATTAAGTATTTCTATCGACTTCCGATAGAAATATACACGATCATGGATAGGTGTGCTATTCGAGCGTTAGTAGTGATTCGACAGGTGCATCGGTTCGTTGGCGGGCGATCTCGATCCCATCGTCGCCGACTGCGATGAGGGTGAACACGCCGACGACGGAGGCTTCCGCGATGGACGCGATGTCCAACAGGAGTTCTTGGGTTTCTCCCGACCGGATCAGATCGTCGACGACGAGCACCCGTTGGTCCGGTTCGAGCGCGTGTTCGGGCAGATAATACGTGAGTTCGATCCCGCTGGCGAGTCGAGATCGTGCCTCGATGAACTCTTCGACGGCGGTTTCTTTGGTTTTTTTCGCGTAGGCGATGCGGGCGTCGAAGTACCGCGCCATCGCCGATCCGAGCGTGATTCCGTCGGTTGCGGCGGTTAACACGACGTCTGGCTGGTCGAAGTCGAACGCCTCTGCGGCTACGGGCGCGGTGAGGTCGAGAAACGTCTGATCGAACACGAGCGCCGAATTATCGATGTATCCCGCGTCGTCGAACGCGATGTGTCGTTCGAGTTCGTCGGCGAGCGCTTGGGGACCGATGTCCGCCAGCAGTTGCCGGGCGCGTTCTGTGCCCGGCAGGACGTGTCCGTTGACGTACCGGTTCAGATCGCCTGCCGGAAAGCCGGTCGTTTCAGCTAGCTCCTCGTACGTTCGCGTCTCTTTGAGCGTCCGCAACACTGCAACCGCCCGTAACTGGAGGGTCGCTTTCTCCGCCCTGTTCATATCCTCATTCTCCAATGCACAGGTATGGATACTTCGATTTGGATATCCCAGAATATGAGCATGGTCGTGAGTAAATTAGTGCAAGGGTCGTTCCCGTGGCGTCGTGACGATTTTGCCCGATTCTCCCGTAGTAGAATCGAGCAGTGGTATGGACACCCGTTTCGATACCCAGTAAATCGAGAGCAAAGGGGCGTCACGACCCCGAAATCGGTTCGCGAACGATCGGATCTCACACCTGGCGATTACGTCGACATCGATGTTGAGGGTGGTTTTGTCGTACTCCGGCCTCGTGTTTCACGGGAATAGTTATTCGGACTTAAAAGTATGATTTGTTGGGACCGAGCAGCCGGTGCCATGAATATTGATTTCGGAGCCATAAATGATTATACTCCAACAATAATGCTCATAGAGAAATGGACAAAATTTTTATAAATGGCATAACTCGATGTAGGCTATGACCTATCAATCGATGCAAATTGCGAATATTATTCCCGACATTAATAATCAGTTTTTCCTACCTGGTATTCAACGTGAATTTGTCTGGAATACAGATCAAATTATTCAGCTATTCGATTCAGTTATTAGGGGCTACCCGATTGGTTCGTTCCTCTTTTGGAACGTTAGGGGTAAAGTTGCAAAAGAACGTATCAAATATGAATTCATCAAACATTACATTACTGAAGGTGTATATCCTGCTGAATTTGACGATAGGGACTTTCGCAATCCAAAAGTTCGAGATGAGTACAGCGAAGGTCTCCCTAATAAATTGACGCTAGTGCTTGATGGCCAACAACGACTTTCGTCTTTCTATATTGGACTTAAGGGAAGTCTTACAGATCGTGGCTATAACCAACGCAAGAAAAAGCCTGATTCTTGGGATCGTAAAAAGCTGTATATGAATTTGTTGTTTGATAATGCGACAGTCATGGACAATGAATTCGGATTGAAATATATGTTGGAATTCAAAGAACCCAAGCCCTCTCACTCAGAGACTGAATACTGGTTTTTTGTTGGTGATATTCTAGATATCGAGTCACGAGATGATGCGTATGAGAGAACTGATGAAATCATGAATGAACTTGAGATGGTCGGAATTGATGGAATTGAGAGGTCAAATATTCAACGAAACCTCAACGACCTTTGGCAAACTTTCCACGAACGGAATATAATCAACTATTATGAATTGGGGGCGAAACATAATGATGATATACTCGATATCTTTATTAGAGCGAATGATGGCGGGACGCAATTAAGCAAAGAAGAGATGATGCTGTCCGTAGCGACAGCAGAGTGGTCAAAAAGTAATAATCCAACTGATGCTAGAAAAAAGGTTACCACGTTAGTTGATAAACTCAATAACTATTATCCAAATTCTAATTTCAATTTTGCCACCAATTTTGTCTTGCGTAGTCTCCTTGTAGCGACTGGTTTGCGAAGTAAATACGATATGCAGGCATTTTCATCCGATAATCTACAAGAGATGAAATCTACCTTCGAAGAGGATGAATTTGAGGGGTCATTTTTTAAGGCATTAGATTTAATCAAGAGTTATGGATTAGATGGACGTTCTGTCTCCTCAACTGTGGCAATTATCCCAATAGTTTATTTCTTCTATTTAAATAAAAATTATAACTTAAGCTGGGAATCTAAACAGGGTCGGAAAACGAGAGCAAAGATTTTCTACTGGCTTTCGACTACCCTCCTGAAGGGAAGTTATACACAGTCAGGACATCAGGTGATGACAGTTACACAAGATGCTATTGAGGCTGCGCCACGCGGTGTGTTTCCGCTTGAAAGCCTCCATCATGAAGTACTTGCAATGGGGAAACCAATCACATTCCTTGAGGAGGAAGCGCGAGAGATGCTTCAGAGTCTCAAGTATCGTGACAGACATGCTAAAATATTTCTTTCACTGCTGTACTTCCCTGATCCAGCTAGTGAGCACGAGACATTCGAAATCGATCATATCTTTCCTAGAAGTGAATTAACTGAAAGGAATTTGATAGAAGACTATGATATGAATGTTACCCAAGCAAAACGGTATGATTCACTCCGAGATAGTATTCTCAATCTCCAATTGCTTACGCCAGAAGAAAATGCTGAGAAAGCAGATCGTCCATACAATGAGTGGCTTCAGAGTCGACATGAATCACAACTAAACCGACACTATATTCCTCAAGATGATAATCAAGATCTGTATACTGTTGCTCAGTTCGAAGATTTTCTCAACCTGCGCAAAGAACTGATCGTTTCTGAAATTATTGAGATGTCTAACAAAATAGAAGAGTTGTTCGATAGCTCGTAGGCTGATATCTCTCGACTACTAATTCATTTTAGTAGAACGTTCTCCCATAGCATCTATACAGATTTCAAAACGAGAAGATGGCTACGAGAACTACTTCGAGATTAGAATGTGTTCTTCCAATCGATCTGACCGACTATTTCGTGCATCACTGCATCGCAGATTTCGCAGTCTACCACTTCTACGAGCCTATCTTCGGATTTCGTTTCAGGACCGATGAGCAGCGAAGACGTACACTCACATTTGGGACATTTACCCGTTTGTGCCCAGCTATGCAATAGAATTGCCTGTTCAACACCATCTTTCACGCCGATACCTTCAAGTTCGCTTGGTTCAGAATTTACTGTGGTTCTGTCGCTGCGATGGAACGACCTTTCGGAGGGTGTTGTGGCACCCTCTGGTTTCCAACGACATTCCGGCACGATGATTCGGCCGGTTCCGAGTACTTCATTGGATGATCATCACTTATACTTTTGCATAGAGGAGAAAGGACTAATTCGTTGGCCTATCTCTCACTTGTATGCCCGAGAGAAACCGGAAATTCGGTGACGATGAATACATCGATGCTGTTCGAGCGAACGAACCGGCGAGTACGCCGGAAGTCGCCGATCACGTCGGTTGTACCCGAGAGAACGCGAGGATCAGACTTCTAAAACTACATGAAAACGGCGATATAGAGCGGAAAATGATCCGTGGAAGTCACATTTGGTTTCTTGAGTAGCGTTACGATCCGTCCAACAGCTCCGACGCCGTAACGAGCGCCTCCAGCTCGGTTCCCGCCGCTTCGAGCTGTTCGGTCGCGCCTTCCTCGCGGTCGACGACGACGAGCACGCGGTTCACGACGGCTCCGGCGTCTCTGAGCGCCTCGACCGCGTCAAGCGCGCTCTGGCCCGTGGTGGCGATATCCTCGATGACGACGACCTCTTCGTCTTCCGTGAGGCGGCCCTCGATGCGGTTGCCCGTCCCGTACTCTTTGGCTTTCTTTCGGACGATGACGTACGGACACTCGGCTTTCATCGCCGTCGCTGCGACGAGGGGCACCGCACCCAGCGCAACCCCGGCCGGTTTTTCCGCTCCGATGCGCTCTGCGAACCCGCTCGCGATGAGGTTCAAACAGCGCGGTTCGGTCTCGAAGAGATACTTATCGA
The sequence above is drawn from the Halocatena salina genome and encodes:
- a CDS encoding NCS2 family permease; translation: MAPIDGISSLFGLEEHDTDLRTEIVAGLTTFLTMSYIVVVNPQIMGQVIDVGTRSDAQIVQMLTVVTILSAAVATFVMGVYANRPFALAPGLGLNAFFAFTVVGTLGVPWRTALAAIVVEGVIFGVLTLIGARKYVIELFPKPVKLAVGAGIGLYLAIIGLQAMRVTAGDASTFVSLNPVFATDPVAIISVVGLFVTFALHARGIRGSIVLGVLGTTVMSYLAAALGYNAVPAKNAPQGTTLSSDAVLDPISVSTLSSDPLSAFSYTSGGYDITPLIGAFLEGLADIDSLAFALIVFTFFFVDFFDTAGTLTGVSQAAGFLDEDGNVPEIDKPLLADAIGTTVGGILGTSTVTTYIESATGVEEGGRTGLTAVVVAGLFLASLAIVPLASAIPMHASHIALVVVAVLMLRGIVDIQWDDFTHAVPAALTLLVMPFTFSIAYGIAAGIIAYPVVKAAGGEWADVRPGQMALLMVFVLYFYVRTSGLLTHLI
- a CDS encoding histone deacetylase family protein, whose amino-acid sequence is MKFGHREQCLLHDTGARHPESPDRIRAIRRVLSHEHGVEYVTPESVSPEIVTTVHDPGYVEQVREFCADGGGQWDADTVAVSETWDAALASAGIAVWATETALDGASGRETPFSIGRPPGHHAIADDAMGFCFFNNAAIATETALERIDRVAIIDWDVHHGNGTNDIFYDRDDVFYASLHEQGLYPGTGTVEETGVDAGAGRTLNLPLPPGSDDAVYLYAFEEAIIPALERFDPDLLIVSAGFDAHERDPISRMRVSTEGYGVLTARCRALSDRLDAALAFVLEGGYGLESLSDGVRMINDVCDGREPVEPDEPVSESGRTVVDTAREQLFDAADWAD
- a CDS encoding glutathione S-transferase N-terminal domain-containing protein codes for the protein MSSIELYELEGCPFCATVTQKLEELGLDYESHMVPRSHAERDEVKEVSGQTGVPVLVDHEHGVEGLPESSDIIAYLEETYGEQA
- a CDS encoding phosphoribosyltransferase family protein, yielding MNRAEKATLQLRAVAVLRTLKETRTYEELAETTGFPAGDLNRYVNGHVLPGTERARQLLADIGPQALADELERHIAFDDAGYIDNSALVFDQTFLDLTAPVAAEAFDFDQPDVVLTAATDGITLGSAMARYFDARIAYAKKTKETAVEEFIEARSRLASGIELTYYLPEHALEPDQRVLVVDDLIRSGETQELLLDIASIAEASVVGVFTLIAVGDDGIEIARQRTDAPVESLLTLE
- a CDS encoding single-stranded DNA binding protein, whose protein sequence is MSQIEDLYEELDPDVSQEAFRDAVEAKTEEMAGLVDTETAAQIVVHEVSDSQPNSIAAIDPGPTEVAFVGKVTSVGELRTFERDGTDGSDDDQDDGHVLNIEVADETGRIRVSLWDDRAIAAAEELACEQVLRIKGRPTDGYSGIEVSASRIEPAPDTEIDVSVDPETTIEGLSMDQYDVTLTARVLATEPVRTFTRDDGSDGRVSNLLIGDESGHVRVALWDEQADSVDDLSSGTSIEIIDGSVSERDGQLELHVGNGGTVEPIDEEVEFVLDAASIESLEVGQTADIAGVIRSTDSKRTFERDDGSEGQVRNVRVQDQTADIRVALWGEKADIDIAPGDEALFAGVEIEDGWKDSIEASAGWRSTVTVLDDDASSGDAANTTDTTGATSSGADDRAETGSGSLVAFTDGETAASTTEHQTSTERQEFTGTVVQTGDPVILDDGQTTISVATDVDVHLGEEITVHGRIRDGTLDADDVL
- a CDS encoding glycosyltransferase; the encoded protein is MSRSSNVDISPFSVLLPVYAGDDPDHFDTAITSIAEQTLVPDEILVVRDGPVPEPLETVIRTWKDDYEKTFRVHEIETNQGLGNALREGMQECSHEYVARMDADDVSVPDRFESQMKFLHNNPDIDVVGGYLAEFDTDPDETHAKRTVPCRHDEIEKRAKFRSPMNHATVLFRRESVMEVGNYRAVSRMEDYDLWVRMLMNGARFWNVPEVLLKMRAGDELYDRRKGYEYARREFEQQCGWYRRGFIGASEFTFNVLTRVGIRFAPNSVRKYVYTRFRNQTGN
- a CDS encoding AbrB/MazE/SpoVT family DNA-binding domain-containing protein, which encodes MVVSKLVQGSFPWRRDDFARFSRSRIEQWYGHPFRYPVNREQRGVTTPKSVRERSDLTPGDYVDIDVEGGFVVLRPRVSRE
- a CDS encoding histone — its product is MSVELPFAPVDAVIRRNAGNLRVSADAAEVLARRIQTHGAALAVDAAERATENGRKTLMTEDFGVESADRSTVDLPIAPVDRIARLDIDDRYRVSMDARVALAARLESYATAIAAAAAAFARHAGRRTIKSEDVELYFDVEQHF
- a CDS encoding PH domain-containing protein, whose protein sequence is MAGRKDSTKCSEAAVHESVTEHRLTERKFGVLMGYLYTQPLIEYLTDDEQPHFILDRAGNISLSGPDIPAKPEMTAAGTVKHLITDQRWLVVAGNKNGDETLSVPLQDITGISVETDLLSHDVSFTTEQFRLDAPIAKTHESDIVQTLQEWLVANTAATGTGLQQLVADEEPETTASLDVGELIDNALHDSVTEQRLTELEFGLLTGKLYTKPLIDYLGENEQPHFLFSPGLSDGKIDLVGSSAPTPPKQAGTNTTMHLITDQRWLVVAGNENGDETLSIPLQDITGLAVKTEPWTNIVSFTTDRFRFEAPIKIDEEDLEGLHRWLVVNTGVDGTGLKPVDQPEKTTAGADPDGITALIDVATHSSVTEPRLTKLKTGLLTRDFYTKPLIDYLREDEQPHFILDTDMTTVSLEGAYAPRVPEHNAAGTVKHLITDQRWLVVAGNKNGDQTLTVSLSAINGVEREDRTIEVTTDQFLLKAPIAIREENELRSIERFLIANTAADGSGLKEIEHSLEVHMDAEPQGSWVTESRITKLGNVLETGEAVHYMFRGSSLDIEGGGPEDKSSLTGVFTAITDKRIAINVSQFLGDDERYIPYSSIISCDLDTGVALRYVTISTMNLTYKIGVSQPSDSELREALQFIRKKATAAKDAANETGRSDPDPTEQLKNIKELHDEGVLSDEEFNEKKRQLLDRI